One genomic window of bacterium includes the following:
- a CDS encoding methyltransferase, whose translation MMNLLADLKRSDKVLDPFSGSGAITEVTYKYFKVEYITSIDIKQGTEQDFFKLDENQKFDKIITDPPWGNEQKLDNVSKFYNDLFNKTKKMLNNQGELILLTSFKVNNMPDEFAKLKEYNLSVSGKKAKLYKFKLK comes from the coding sequence ATGATGAATTTGCTTGCAGACCTAAAACGAAGTGATAAAGTTTTGGATCCCTTTTCAGGAAGCGGTGCGATAACTGAAGTAACTTACAAATATTTTAAGGTTGAATATATTACTTCAATTGATATAAAACAAGGAACCGAACAGGACTTCTTCAAGTTAGATGAAAATCAAAAATTTGATAAGATCATAACTGATCCACCTTGGGGAAATGAACAAAAACTAGATAATGTAAGTAAGTTTTATAATGATTTATTTAACAAAACTAAAAAAATGTTAAATAATCAAGGTGAATTGATACTACTAACAAGTTTTAAGGTTAATAATATGCCAGATGAATTTGCGAAATTAAAAGAATATAATCTATCAGTTTCTGGCAAGAAAGCAAAATTGTATAAATTTAAATTAAAATAA
- a CDS encoding restriction endonuclease — MSIPTHLQIMLPLLKLYSDNNIHHRTDFIDKISDHFNLTDDERKQKVNSGWTRISDRVDWAITFLKSAKLVESPKRGYTKITRRGKELLKTGVESLDLNKIKELYPDVMETAFWNPELRTSTNATATNINNENYTPDEHLAQIVEQKKLTIYAEIEDQIKRISPKAFEKLVVKLLIAMGYGTEEFSQVTQYSNDGGIDGIIQADKLGFRKIYVQAKRYLSNNVGRTELQNFVGAMGKVHEGIFITTSKFNSNALEYIRDISQKVILIDINKLVELMHEYNQGVSVRDNIEIKGIDGDYFDELES; from the coding sequence ATGTCAATTCCAACACATTTACAAATAATGTTGCCTTTATTGAAGTTATATTCAGACAACAATATCCACCATAGAACAGATTTTATAGATAAAATTTCTGATCATTTTAACTTAACCGATGATGAGAGAAAACAAAAAGTAAATTCAGGTTGGACAAGAATATCTGATAGAGTTGATTGGGCAATAACATTCTTAAAATCAGCTAAATTAGTTGAATCACCTAAAAGGGGATATACAAAAATTACACGACGTGGAAAAGAATTATTAAAAACTGGAGTTGAATCTTTAGACTTAAATAAAATAAAGGAATTATATCCAGATGTTATGGAAACTGCCTTTTGGAATCCAGAACTAAGAACTTCAACAAATGCTACTGCTACAAATATAAATAATGAAAACTATACACCTGACGAACATTTAGCTCAAATAGTTGAACAAAAGAAACTTACAATTTATGCAGAAATTGAAGATCAGATCAAAAGAATTTCTCCCAAAGCATTTGAAAAATTAGTTGTAAAATTATTAATTGCTATGGGTTATGGAACTGAGGAATTTAGTCAAGTTACTCAATATAGTAACGATGGTGGTATTGATGGAATAATCCAAGCAGATAAACTTGGTTTTAGAAAAATTTATGTACAAGCCAAAAGATATTTAAGCAACAATGTTGGAAGAACTGAACTTCAAAATTTTGTAGGTGCAATGGGTAAAGTTCACGAAGGAATCTTTATAACTACATCAAAGTTTAATAGTAATGCACTAGAGTATATCCGTGACATTTCGCAAAAAGTTATTTTGATTGATATAAACAAACTTGTTGAACTAATGCATGAATACAACCAAGGTGTTTCTGTTCGAGATAATATTGAAATAAAAGGAATAGATGGGGATTACTTTGATGAACTTGAATCATAG
- a CDS encoding DedA family protein — translation MDFLVSVPEIWRYVAVTSMIFAESGFLLGFVFPGDSLLLVSGILASQGYVNIWLLLPIVFLAAVLGDNLGYYTGEKFGDQLMKREKWLFLKRQHLEKAKDFFDQKGHIAITLCRFVPAVRTFVPTVAGASRMDRKVFFKFNLLGGFLWAICITLIGYFFGKIIPAEIIDKYLTLIVVGIVLLSLIPIFIEKFKSNSHKSD, via the coding sequence ATGGACTTCCTGGTATCCGTTCCTGAAATATGGAGATATGTAGCTGTAACTAGCATGATATTTGCAGAATCTGGATTTCTACTTGGCTTTGTATTCCCCGGGGATTCCTTACTTTTGGTTTCTGGAATATTAGCAAGTCAGGGTTATGTCAATATTTGGCTACTATTGCCTATTGTATTTCTTGCAGCAGTACTAGGTGACAATTTAGGTTACTATACCGGAGAAAAGTTTGGTGATCAACTTATGAAAAGGGAAAAATGGCTGTTTTTGAAACGCCAACACCTTGAAAAGGCGAAAGATTTCTTTGACCAAAAAGGTCACATAGCTATCACACTTTGTAGGTTTGTACCTGCGGTCAGAACATTTGTCCCAACTGTTGCTGGAGCTTCTCGAATGGATAGAAAAGTATTTTTCAAATTCAATTTACTTGGCGGATTTCTTTGGGCAATTTGTATCACATTAATTGGGTACTTTTTTGGCAAAATAATTCCTGCAGAGATCATTGACAAGTATCTTACATTGATCGTGGTTGGAATTGTACTTTTGTCTTTGATACCTATTTTTATTGAGAAATTTAAGAGTAATAGCCATAAAAGCGATTAA
- a CDS encoding preprotein translocase subunit SecA, with amino-acid sequence MFKFLGNLFDSNEKQIERLRKVTSTINLLESKYENMSFSDMRLEMDSYRSKVAELVAKIPETEKQSIRKYTKTQLEKELEKYLTSIMPEVYAMIREVAKRKFDRRHFDVQLMAGIVLAEGKIAEVKTGEGKTQIAWLPLALFGLTKRGAHLVTVNDYLARSHGEYAGHIFSELGFSVGITEPNNSYVFVTQDELEKLDSEKFAEAVKLDVKNPGDTRGLNLKQATKKEAYSCDIVYATNNEIGFDHLKDNMVDKLSELVQKELYFCIVDEVDSILIDEARTPLIISMPASKSNQMYMQFANLVESLDSKYVVLDEKHRSVNLTDEGAEKIENALGIQNLWEDYHMAHHLDNALKAKYLFKKDDEYMVKNGEILIVDEFTGRVLPGRRYSEGLHQAIEAKEGVEIKQESKTLATITFQNLFRIYKHLSGMTGTALTESEEFFKIYNLEVISIPTNRPNIRQDQTDVVYKNQRAKFVAIATEIEEAHKKGQPVLVGTTSVEKSEYLSQILRTMKIPHEVLNAKYHEREAQIISLAGQKSAVTIATNMAGRGTDIRLESGVGEAGGLYVIGSERHESRRIDNQLRGRAGRQGDPGKSKFFLALDDEVMRIQGGLIVQNLMNATNVPEDLPIQSGIIGRTVESAQRKVEGNNFDIRENLVKYDDVMNKQREIFYEKRRSLLNLGLEAKFDNNESEISDPIVSARETLLKDLKSNMREFSKSISTDDAFAKLELIVGIELLQKHFDTEEIKNKLDKMHELEIQNYLTEMFDKLIDSRYKESGTKFLENIYRVQLQTMDELWMEHLEAMQDLRSGIGLNAYAQRDPLVEYKNKGYTLFENFMQETKYQIASRVFRVQNIQNAQEIDLTNLLTNAGQFEEFLNSLGVDQKDLENLQNNTKGQNSSLVSNVEVISKPNTKELDPKFQNVGRNDPCPCGSGKKFKKCHGAEV; translated from the coding sequence ATGTTCAAATTCTTAGGAAACCTATTCGATTCAAACGAAAAACAAATTGAAAGACTTAGAAAAGTTACTTCAACTATAAATCTGCTTGAAAGCAAGTATGAAAATATGAGCTTTTCAGATATGCGACTTGAAATGGACAGTTATCGCTCAAAAGTTGCAGAATTAGTTGCAAAAATTCCTGAAACTGAAAAACAATCGATTCGAAAATATACAAAAACTCAACTTGAAAAGGAACTTGAAAAGTACTTAACTTCAATAATGCCTGAAGTTTATGCAATGATTCGAGAAGTTGCAAAGCGAAAATTTGACAGAAGACATTTTGATGTTCAACTTATGGCGGGAATTGTTTTAGCTGAAGGAAAAATTGCTGAAGTGAAAACTGGAGAAGGAAAAACTCAAATTGCATGGTTACCACTTGCTTTGTTTGGACTTACAAAAAGAGGTGCTCATTTAGTCACAGTCAATGATTATTTAGCTCGCTCTCACGGAGAATATGCAGGTCATATTTTTTCAGAACTTGGATTTAGTGTTGGAATTACTGAACCGAATAATAGTTATGTTTTTGTAACTCAAGATGAACTTGAAAAATTAGATTCAGAAAAATTTGCAGAAGCAGTCAAGCTTGATGTAAAAAACCCTGGTGATACTAGAGGGTTGAACTTGAAACAAGCTACGAAAAAGGAAGCATATAGTTGTGATATCGTGTATGCTACAAACAATGAGATTGGTTTTGATCATTTGAAAGACAATATGGTTGACAAATTGTCAGAACTTGTTCAAAAGGAATTATATTTCTGCATAGTTGATGAAGTAGATAGCATTTTGATTGATGAAGCAAGAACTCCCCTGATTATCTCTATGCCAGCAAGTAAGAGCAATCAAATGTACATGCAATTTGCAAACTTAGTTGAGTCTTTAGATTCCAAATATGTTGTGCTTGACGAAAAACATAGATCAGTAAATTTAACTGATGAAGGTGCAGAGAAAATTGAAAACGCACTTGGAATACAAAACTTATGGGAAGATTATCATATGGCACATCATCTTGATAACGCATTGAAAGCTAAGTATCTATTCAAAAAAGATGATGAATACATGGTAAAAAATGGAGAAATTTTGATAGTTGATGAGTTTACTGGTAGAGTTCTTCCAGGTAGAAGATATTCAGAAGGTTTGCACCAAGCAATCGAAGCAAAAGAAGGCGTCGAAATAAAACAAGAAAGCAAGACTCTTGCAACAATCACATTCCAAAATTTGTTTAGAATTTACAAACACCTTTCTGGAATGACAGGAACGGCTCTTACTGAATCAGAAGAATTTTTCAAAATTTACAATCTTGAAGTTATTTCAATTCCTACAAATAGACCAAATATTCGGCAAGATCAAACAGATGTAGTCTACAAAAATCAAAGGGCAAAGTTTGTAGCAATAGCAACAGAAATAGAAGAGGCACATAAGAAAGGACAGCCGGTTTTAGTTGGAACAACTTCAGTTGAAAAGTCAGAATATTTGTCGCAAATTCTTCGAACTATGAAGATACCTCATGAAGTTTTGAATGCCAAGTATCATGAAAGAGAAGCGCAAATAATTTCACTTGCAGGTCAAAAATCTGCAGTAACTATAGCAACAAATATGGCAGGTCGTGGAACTGATATTCGTTTAGAATCTGGAGTTGGTGAGGCTGGTGGGCTTTATGTTATAGGTTCAGAAAGGCATGAAAGCAGAAGAATTGACAATCAACTTCGAGGCCGAGCAGGTCGACAGGGAGATCCAGGAAAATCAAAATTCTTCTTAGCGCTTGATGATGAAGTTATGCGTATTCAAGGTGGTTTGATTGTGCAAAATTTGATGAATGCAACAAATGTCCCAGAAGATTTGCCAATTCAATCTGGAATTATCGGAAGGACAGTGGAATCAGCTCAAAGAAAAGTTGAAGGAAATAATTTTGACATTCGAGAAAACTTGGTCAAATATGATGATGTGATGAATAAACAAAGAGAAATATTTTATGAAAAGAGAAGGTCATTACTCAATCTGGGCTTAGAAGCTAAATTTGATAATAATGAATCTGAAATTTCTGATCCAATTGTTTCCGCTCGAGAAACGCTACTCAAAGATTTGAAGTCAAATATGCGTGAGTTTTCGAAAAGCATCTCTACAGATGATGCTTTTGCAAAACTTGAACTAATAGTTGGGATAGAACTTTTGCAAAAGCATTTTGATACAGAAGAAATCAAAAACAAATTGGATAAAATGCATGAACTAGAAATCCAAAATTATTTGACTGAGATGTTTGACAAGTTAATTGACTCAAGGTACAAGGAATCTGGAACTAAGTTTTTGGAAAATATTTACAGAGTTCAACTTCAAACAATGGATGAACTTTGGATGGAACACCTTGAAGCAATGCAGGATTTACGTTCAGGAATAGGTTTGAATGCTTATGCTCAAAGAGATCCATTGGTTGAATACAAGAACAAAGGATATACTTTGTTTGAGAATTTTATGCAAGAGACTAAGTATCAAATTGCAAGTAGAGTATTTCGTGTCCAAAACATTCAAAATGCTCAAGAGATTGATTTGACAAATTTATTGACAAATGCAGGTCAGTTCGAGGAATTTCTAAATTCACTTGGTGTTGATCAAAAAGATTTAGAAAACTTACAAAACAATACAAAAGGTCAAAATAGTTCTTTAGTTTCAAATGTTGAAGTTATTTCAAAACCTAATACTAAGGAATTAGATCCTAAATTTCAAAATGTAGGAAGAAATGATCCGTGTCCATGTGGATCTGGAAAGAAGTTCAAAAAATGCCATGGAGCAGAAGTATAA
- a CDS encoding alanine--tRNA ligase (catalyzes a two-step reaction, first charging an alanine molecule by linking its carboxyl group to the alpha-phosphate of ATP, followed by transfer of the aminoacyl-adenylate to its tRNA) produces the protein MSTFSDLKNKFIYFWQSKGAKEIPGLSLVPQGDSTLLFVNSGMFPLVPYLLGEKHPLGTRLCNVQRCLRTEDLEDIGDTRHLTLFHMIGNWSLGDFFKKEQIPFVLELYVEHFGLDPKRIYVSVFEGDESARRDEESIELWKQAFAKYGVVAEYNPDPYSISETLEGNANFRIFSYPKKKNWWTRGEVAGEPGGPDSETFYDMGTQAEEYEEKLHINGDNGRFVEIGNNVFMQYKYEVPIAKGDTATPSGFWLEMHKKNVDFGGGLDRIVMCAENKFDIFETTLYCEVIDYLVTKTGIPYKTTSFVKVAQGDGRGFKRSYRIIADHIKASVFLLADGVFPSNKDQGYILRRLIRRMIVQGYNLGIKDKFVKEIAEIMIGLNSDQDQIISNKTNIILELEKEEDKFRVTLESGIKEFEKLILPFRKGNHKVVEGLNPNIALLQTNTNEIGFSGKDLFYLYESFGFPIEQSLELLKQNNVDFDESKLKSEFDNAKLEHSNLSRTNSEQKFKGGLADNSEIVTALHTTHHLLLAALQKVLCSKDIHQKGSNITSERLRIDFNFDRKLTTEELAKIESQVQEWIDQGLQVERLEMKKEEAEKLGAEHEFGAKYPDMVSVYKIFYPSWKEGVTQSPTEGLTSSLSDSLLQGGIISLEFCGGPHVANSKDIAKFGSFKVLKEEASSSGIRRIKAGLVRQ, from the coding sequence ATGTCAACATTTTCAGATCTCAAAAACAAATTTATATACTTCTGGCAGTCAAAAGGCGCAAAAGAGATACCAGGATTATCGCTTGTTCCACAAGGTGATTCTACTTTACTTTTTGTCAATTCTGGTATGTTTCCACTTGTGCCATACTTACTTGGAGAAAAACATCCACTCGGAACTAGACTTTGCAATGTCCAGAGATGCCTTAGAACTGAAGATCTTGAAGATATCGGAGATACAAGACATTTAACCTTGTTTCATATGATCGGAAATTGGAGTTTAGGAGATTTTTTCAAAAAAGAACAAATACCGTTTGTACTTGAGCTTTATGTTGAGCATTTTGGACTTGATCCAAAACGAATATATGTTTCAGTTTTTGAAGGTGACGAGTCAGCTCGAAGAGACGAAGAATCTATCGAGCTTTGGAAGCAAGCTTTTGCAAAATATGGAGTAGTTGCAGAGTATAATCCAGATCCATATTCAATCTCAGAAACTCTAGAGGGAAATGCAAACTTTAGAATATTTAGTTATCCCAAAAAGAAAAATTGGTGGACAAGAGGTGAAGTTGCTGGAGAACCTGGAGGTCCAGATAGTGAAACATTTTATGATATGGGAACTCAAGCTGAAGAATATGAAGAGAAATTACATATAAATGGAGATAATGGGAGATTTGTAGAAATTGGAAACAATGTTTTCATGCAGTATAAATATGAAGTCCCCATTGCTAAGGGGGATACGGCAACGCCGAGTGGGTTTTGGTTAGAAATGCATAAGAAAAATGTAGACTTCGGAGGTGGTTTGGATAGAATTGTGATGTGCGCAGAAAACAAGTTTGATATATTTGAAACTACACTTTATTGTGAAGTTATCGATTATCTAGTTACTAAAACTGGTATTCCGTATAAAACTACTTCCTTTGTGAAGGTGGCACAAGGTGACGGAAGAGGTTTTAAGCGAAGTTATAGAATAATTGCAGATCATATAAAAGCTTCAGTTTTCCTACTTGCTGACGGAGTTTTCCCAAGTAACAAAGATCAAGGCTATATCCTGCGAAGATTAATTCGTAGAATGATAGTACAAGGTTATAATCTTGGAATTAAAGATAAGTTTGTGAAAGAAATTGCCGAGATAATGATAGGTTTGAACTCAGATCAAGATCAAATTATTTCAAATAAAACCAATATAATTTTAGAACTTGAAAAAGAAGAAGATAAATTTAGGGTGACATTAGAAAGTGGAATAAAAGAATTTGAAAAATTGATCCTTCCTTTTAGGAAGGGGAACCACAAAGTGGTGGAAGGTTTAAATCCAAATATTGCTCTCTTACAAACGAATACTAACGAAATAGGATTCTCTGGAAAAGACTTATTCTATCTTTATGAGTCTTTCGGGTTTCCAATTGAGCAAAGTTTAGAATTATTGAAACAAAACAATGTTGATTTTGATGAAAGTAAGTTGAAAAGCGAGTTTGATAATGCAAAACTAGAACATTCCAATTTATCACGCACTAATTCTGAGCAAAAATTCAAAGGTGGACTTGCAGACAATTCAGAGATTGTAACTGCACTCCACACTACTCACCATCTTTTACTCGCTGCACTTCAAAAAGTTTTATGCTCAAAAGATATACACCAAAAAGGTAGTAATATAACTTCTGAAAGACTTCGAATTGATTTCAATTTCGATAGAAAATTAACTACAGAAGAATTAGCAAAAATAGAATCCCAAGTTCAAGAGTGGATTGATCAAGGATTACAAGTTGAAAGACTAGAAATGAAAAAAGAAGAAGCAGAGAAACTTGGTGCAGAGCATGAGTTTGGAGCTAAGTATCCAGATATGGTTTCAGTTTATAAAATATTTTATCCTTCCTGGAAGGAAGGTGTCACTCAAAGCCCGACGGAAGGTTTAACCTCCAGTCTTTCAGACAGCCTCCTACAAGGAGGCATCATAAGTCTTGAGTTTTGTGGCGGTCCTCATGTCGCAAATTCAAAAGATATAGCTAAATTTGGAAGTTTCAAAGTTTTGAAAGAAGAAGCAAGTTCATCTGGAATTAGAAGAATAAAGGCTGGATTGGTTAGGCAGTAA
- a CDS encoding ABC transporter ATP-binding protein: MKTLIAFSIIATMKPFFKILHKIIRYQVWFAKRLPVLFTVAYIAIFLEAILPFATSYLFGKLLSELLFITNSQGSYHNLVSIFLLMIFVDIVLAISWKLDDFVTQRAYLEVSRLATFDYVKKLSTLDLANFESNEFILKYNKAQGVPEHRLASFTTNSLSMFYSLVQLVVAVLAIFSFNTWFVIVVILTLIPSLIANIKFSRNIWGIWATKGDSKTRYYDINHYLTNRHYLNEIRIFSTGARLFDMLKDMYDMFLNEQRKALRSKLLIQISATLLEIGGTAYVTYKLILSVIAKTIEIGTFTFISSSVGKLSSATNGLFRSLGNLYDQVLYIDDFEYIMNLKNEIVNQPNAYKLQYRTPKIEFRNVSFHYPGTDKKVFDNLNITINPGEDIALVGENGAGKTTFVKLLTRIYDVSSGEILIDGKNLKEIDLASWYTNLGALSQDFNSYALTVRENITLGGNDEVNSIAQEERIERAVKLADCKEIIEGLDKKYDQVLSKAYEGGTDLSGGQWQRIALARAFYRDPNVLILDEPTSAIDAMAEYQIFNNILTENNFKTTIIISHRFSTVRNADKIFVIDKGKIIESGSHADLMNMKGKYKEMFELQAKGYN, translated from the coding sequence ATGAAAACCTTGATTGCTTTTAGTATAATCGCAACAATGAAGCCTTTTTTCAAGATTTTACACAAAATTATTCGATACCAAGTTTGGTTTGCTAAGAGGTTACCAGTATTATTTACTGTTGCCTATATAGCGATCTTTCTTGAAGCTATACTTCCATTCGCCACGAGCTACTTGTTCGGCAAACTATTGAGCGAACTATTATTCATAACAAATTCGCAAGGTTCCTATCATAACCTCGTTTCGATTTTTTTACTGATGATCTTTGTAGACATAGTACTTGCAATATCTTGGAAGCTTGATGATTTTGTAACACAAAGAGCATATCTTGAAGTTTCCAGATTGGCCACATTTGACTATGTGAAAAAATTGAGTACTCTTGATCTTGCAAACTTTGAGAGTAATGAATTTATTTTGAAATACAACAAAGCCCAAGGTGTACCAGAGCATAGACTAGCCTCATTTACAACAAACTCCTTATCGATGTTTTACAGTTTGGTCCAGCTAGTAGTTGCAGTCCTAGCTATTTTTTCTTTCAATACATGGTTTGTTATAGTAGTAATATTGACACTTATTCCAAGCTTAATTGCAAATATCAAATTTAGCAGAAACATTTGGGGAATATGGGCAACTAAAGGAGACTCAAAGACTAGGTATTATGATATAAATCATTACCTAACAAACCGACACTATCTAAATGAAATAAGGATTTTCTCAACAGGGGCAAGATTGTTTGATATGCTTAAAGATATGTATGATATGTTCCTTAATGAACAGAGAAAAGCATTGAGATCCAAATTGTTGATTCAGATATCAGCAACACTATTAGAAATAGGAGGGACAGCATATGTTACATACAAGTTAATTTTAAGTGTAATCGCAAAAACTATTGAAATTGGGACATTTACATTTATTTCTAGTTCTGTAGGAAAATTATCATCTGCAACCAATGGGCTTTTTCGCAGTCTCGGAAATCTTTATGATCAAGTTCTTTATATAGACGATTTTGAATACATTATGAACTTGAAAAATGAAATTGTAAATCAGCCAAATGCCTACAAACTTCAATATAGAACTCCAAAAATTGAATTTCGAAATGTTTCTTTTCATTACCCAGGAACTGATAAAAAGGTATTTGATAATCTAAATATCACTATAAACCCAGGTGAAGATATTGCATTAGTTGGTGAAAATGGTGCTGGCAAAACTACTTTTGTGAAACTTTTGACTAGAATTTATGATGTCAGTTCAGGTGAAATTTTGATAGATGGGAAAAATTTGAAAGAAATTGATCTAGCTAGTTGGTACACAAATTTAGGTGCACTATCACAAGACTTTAATTCTTACGCACTTACTGTCAGAGAAAATATTACACTTGGTGGAAATGATGAAGTAAATAGCATAGCTCAAGAAGAAAGAATTGAACGCGCAGTCAAACTTGCTGATTGCAAAGAAATAATCGAGGGTTTGGATAAAAAGTATGATCAAGTATTATCAAAAGCTTATGAAGGTGGAACAGATCTTTCAGGTGGTCAGTGGCAAAGAATTGCTTTAGCTCGAGCGTTTTACCGAGACCCGAATGTTTTGATACTTGATGAACCAACTTCAGCAATTGACGCCATGGCCGAGTATCAAATTTTCAATAATATCTTAACTGAGAATAATTTCAAAACAACTATAATAATTTCTCACAGATTTTCAACCGTTCGAAATGCAGATAAAATCTTTGTTATAGACAAAGGCAAAATTATTGAGTCAGGTTCGCACGCAGATTTGATGAACATGAAAGGTAAATACAAAGAGATGTTTGAACTTCAAGCGAAAGGGTACAATTAG